The following nucleotide sequence is from Desulfuromonadaceae bacterium.
GGTTAGTGGGCAACGGCATTGCACACCTGATTGACCAGCGCGGCCGGCGAGAACGGTTTTTGGATATAACCGTCGGCGCCGGATGATTCGACCAGCCGTTGCAACTCATCGATCGACTTGCTTGACATCAACAAGATCGGGATGTCACGGTTATTTCCCCGCTGCTTGATCAGCTTCACCTTTTTATCCCCTTGCAGCAAAGGCATCATGAACTCGACCAAGATCAGGTCTGGTTTGCGCGAAGAATAAATATGTCGGTTGGCGTCAATGCGCGATTCGGAGGTCAATACTTCACAGCCCGCTCCGCCGAGAATCTCGGAGACATTGCCAACACAACCTCGCTATCGTCGATCACTACCACCCTCTTGGCTTCCATGTGCTTCCCCTGTTGAGCATTTTTCGGTTAAATAATTGCCTGTTTTCACTAATGCTATAACCGTGGTTTCTATTTTATTAAAAACTAATTTTGTGTGCTGTTCGTTGACAACTGACCGCGACCGTGGGTAGAATTCAGCCGAGGTGTGATGATGATTAATCACAGAAAACCAAAGAAGCTTGGTGAGATTTTTGTCGAAAACAAGCTGCTCTCACAGGTTTCTGTTGATCGGGTTTTGAAACAGGCGTTTCACCTCGAACGCAGGTTCGGCGAGGTACTGGAAGACCTCGGCTTGATCACCGGCAGCGAGTTGGCGCATGCCCTGGCGGATCAATACGGCGTCAAGACGATAGATCACCTCGAACATATCGGTATTGATACGCAGTTGCTGCACCTGATTCCGGTGGAGCAGGCGATGCGCTGTATGATTTTTCCACTAAAACGGGACACTGAGCGATTGGCGCTGGCGATGATTGATCCCACCGACACCAGGACCATTGCCGCAGTCGAACACGCGACCGGTCTGCGCGTCGTTCCCTACGTTGCGACCAAGGATGAGATTCGTGCGGAGATCAGCCGCCATTATTTACATCGGGAGCCACATCGTTCCGAGACAAGAACCGTGCTGGTTGTGGATGATGACGAACTCGTCCGGACGATGTTGAAGGATTTCCTTGAGGAGCAGAAATATCGCGTACTTCTGGCCAGCGATGGGATGGAGGCCTTCAAGATTATCATCGCCGATAATCCGCATGTGGTGATTACCGACATGGAAATGCCGAAGCTCAACGGTTACGGATTGCTCAGCGCAGCACTGGCCATCCCCGAACTCAGGCATACGCCAATCATATTGATGATCGGCAAGGTAAAAAGTCCTGAAGAGGAACGAACGGCCTTTGAAAAAGGTTTTTTTGACGTTATTATGAAGCCGTTTTCCAAGGCGACGATTCAATCTCGCGTCAAGCGAGCGTTTCATTTTTACGATCACCAGTATCGACTCTACTGATCGCCCCGTAAAGGTCTTGCCTTGAATTTTCCCGGATTAAATGAAACCTTGATTGCATGTCGTACGCTCTTTGGTGCGGATGTTGTTTTGTCGGCCGACTTTCTCGATTACCTGCAGCCGGGCGGAGCAAAAGCGGCATATCGCCGGTGTGCCCGGGAGACCCACCCGGACATGTTGCCCGTGGCGGACACTGCTGACCGGCAGCGCGCAACGCACCGCTTTCGCCAGGTGAACGAAGCATACCGTCTGCTCGATGCCTATCTTAAAGAGCGTGATCATGGCCAGGCAGCAAAGCTTCCTGCCGCTGAAAGTGCCGCGCAACCTGCGACCGGAACACCCACCCCTGCGCGAACGGGACATTATTATTCCGGGCCGCTGCCGCCAAAGCCGCTGGAATTCGGTCGTTATCTGTTTTATCGGGGCAAGGTCAGTTTTCAGACCCTGCATGAAGCCCTTTTTTTTCAGCGTCGCCAGCGACCGAACTTCGGAAGCATCGCGTTGCGATGGGGGTGGCTGAATGAGGACGCCGCGCAACGTCTGGTCGCGCCGGGGAAAGTTTTTATGCGGATCGGGGAAAGGGCGGTGGGACTTAATCTGCTGAGCCCGCGCCAGGTAAAAACCCTGCTGATGTACCAGCGTTCCCAACAGACCCGTTTGGGGGAGTTGCTGGTCGAACGGGGCTGTTTCTGTCACGCAGAACTGGAGCTGCTATTGGCCGAATATCGGCTGCACAATTGGCAATATCGCACCGCCGACTGACCGCCGCATCCGTAGCGAAGCTACAACTCCTCAAAATCGGCATCCCCTTCGTCCTCGATCCGGTCATCTTCGTCAACGAAATCTTCATCCAGAAATCGATCGAGAAAACGCCGGTTGTCGCGCAATCGACGATCAACCTCCTGCTGGAGTACTTCCAGATCGGCGAAACGTGAGGGCTTCTCTTGATCGCCGCCGGACGGGTTCGGGTCGTTGTCGGGTTGGTCCGTCATCGGTCTCTCCTCAAATTAACCGTTGGTTCGATAATAATTCCCCGCGCTTGCGGAAATAGTACGGGGAGGGCTTGCTCCGTCAGATGACTCGTGGCATAGTGCCGCCATGCCTGAAAAACCCTACCTGCTTTTTTCCGATCACCTTAAAGAAACCTTTGGTGAACGAGTGTACAAGATTTCTGTTGATGCCGGATTCGGTTGCCCGAATCGACGTGCTGGCCGGGATCGGTCCGGCTGTATCTTCTGTGCCCCTGATGGTTCCGGTGCGGTCGGGATCGAGCGTGGCCGGTCGGTACGGGAACAGCTTGAATGCGGCCGCGAGGTGATGCTGGGGCGCAAGACCAAAGCGCGTAAATTTCTGGCCTATTTTCAACCATTTTCCAATACCTGGGCACCACCGGCAGAGCTGCGTGTCCTCTATGATGAGGCCCTCACGGTTGCGGACATTGTCGGACTCGCGGTCGGCACCCGCCCCGATTGCCTTCCTCCCGAAGTTCTTGATCTGCTGGCGGAATATGCCCGGCGCACCTATTTCTGGCTGGAGCTCGGCCTTCAGAGCAGTCATGACAGCTCGCTCGATTTTATCCGTCGCGGACATGACTATGCGACCTTTCTGCGCGCTTATCAAGCAGCAAAAGCACATGGTCTGCGGGTGTGTGTCCATGTGATTCTCGGGCTGCCGGGAGAAAGTCGCGCCGAGATCCTCGCCACCGCCGACGAAATGGCGCGACTCAACGTTGACGGGATCAAGATCCACTTGCTCCATGTATTACGCGGCACGCTCCTGGGTGATCTTTATACGGCGGGGGACATCGAAGTGCTGGCGCAGGAGGCCTATGTACAGCTCGCGGTTGACTTCATCGAACGGCTGCATCCCGCCACCCTGATCCACCGCCTGACTGGCGATGGGCCCCGCGAGTTGTTGCTGGCACCGCTGTGGTCGTTGAATAAATGGGAAGTGATCAACGCCATCAATGCCGAGTTTGTGCGGCGGGATTCACGGCAGGGAGCAGAGTGCCGATTTGCGACCGCCAATTCCGAAGAGGGCTAACGCCGAACAGACGCCTAACCGTGTCAGGAGTTCCGGGCAGAGGGTGTAACGTGCTCGACCGGAGCCGGGAGGAGGACCGGGCTGCTCCACGAAATTAGCACCAGCGCTCCCCAGAGAACTCCGATAATGATCACAGTAAAACGAAACATGGGGCGCAAGGTAGCAGAATCTCTGTCACGTGACAAGCTGGATTAAAATATTTCTGTCACCATTTTGATTCCTTGAGAGCTTTCCTCATTTCTGCTACTCTACGCCGCTCGCTCGATCAAGCACTCGCCAGAGTGAACAGCCCTTTTTACACTAACGGATGATCATGAAGCTCAGTTTACTCAACCCCCAACAGCGTGCCGCTGTGCAGCACACCGAAGGCCCGTTGCTGTTGCTGGCGGGTGCCGGTTCGGGGAAAACCCGCGTTATTACCAGTCGTATTGCTTATCTTCTGCAAGAGCTGAACGTCCCGGCAGAGCACATTCTGGCGGTAACGTTTACCAACAAGGCCTCCCGTGAAATGCAGGAACGGGTTCGTGCGCAGGTCGGTACCAAAGCCTGCAAGGGGGCGATCATCTCCACTTTTCATTCGTTGGGGATGCGTATTTTGCGCGAACACATCGAACGCCTCGGCTACAAAAAAAACTTTTCGATCTATGGTGCGGGGGATCAACGCGCGAAGATTCGTGAACTGGTCAATGCTTCAGTTCACGGGGGGAAGGGGTTTGAGCCGGATCAAATCCAGTGGAAGATTTCCGAAGCG
It contains:
- a CDS encoding response regulator, which translates into the protein MINHRKPKKLGEIFVENKLLSQVSVDRVLKQAFHLERRFGEVLEDLGLITGSELAHALADQYGVKTIDHLEHIGIDTQLLHLIPVEQAMRCMIFPLKRDTERLALAMIDPTDTRTIAAVEHATGLRVVPYVATKDEIRAEISRHYLHREPHRSETRTVLVVDDDELVRTMLKDFLEEQKYRVLLASDGMEAFKIIIADNPHVVITDMEMPKLNGYGLLSAALAIPELRHTPIILMIGKVKSPEEERTAFEKGFFDVIMKPFSKATIQSRVKRAFHFYDHQYRLY
- a CDS encoding J domain-containing protein; amino-acid sequence: MIACRTLFGADVVLSADFLDYLQPGGAKAAYRRCARETHPDMLPVADTADRQRATHRFRQVNEAYRLLDAYLKERDHGQAAKLPAAESAAQPATGTPTPARTGHYYSGPLPPKPLEFGRYLFYRGKVSFQTLHEALFFQRRQRPNFGSIALRWGWLNEDAAQRLVAPGKVFMRIGERAVGLNLLSPRQVKTLLMYQRSQQTRLGELLVERGCFCHAELELLLAEYRLHNWQYRTAD
- a CDS encoding TIGR01212 family radical SAM protein (This family includes YhcC from E. coli K-12, an uncharacterized radical SAM protein.), whose product is MPEKPYLLFSDHLKETFGERVYKISVDAGFGCPNRRAGRDRSGCIFCAPDGSGAVGIERGRSVREQLECGREVMLGRKTKARKFLAYFQPFSNTWAPPAELRVLYDEALTVADIVGLAVGTRPDCLPPEVLDLLAEYARRTYFWLELGLQSSHDSSLDFIRRGHDYATFLRAYQAAKAHGLRVCVHVILGLPGESRAEILATADEMARLNVDGIKIHLLHVLRGTLLGDLYTAGDIEVLAQEAYVQLAVDFIERLHPATLIHRLTGDGPRELLLAPLWSLNKWEVINAINAEFVRRDSRQGAECRFATANSEEG